One window of Burkholderia cepacia GG4 genomic DNA carries:
- a CDS encoding alpha/beta fold hydrolase — MPNTFHRVGDGPHPVLVLHGWFGDARAFEPVEAWLSREHFTYVFMDYRGYGRMRDAHGTYSIAEIAADTLALADALGWNTFSLVGHSMGGMAIEKVAAVAPERVRALVPVAPVPCGGLPFDAARRALFERAADHLADRRTIIDRSTGGRLPAAWVEWKAAYSASCSSPHAFGAYFRAWADTDFSDEIAGHHPVKVLIGEHDPAFDATLMARTYLRRYPLATVDVLRNAGHYPMNETPLALVAALESFLLATAANRA; from the coding sequence ATGCCGAATACGTTTCACCGCGTGGGGGACGGCCCCCACCCTGTTCTCGTGCTGCACGGCTGGTTCGGCGACGCACGCGCGTTCGAGCCCGTCGAAGCGTGGCTGTCGCGCGAGCACTTCACCTATGTGTTCATGGACTACCGCGGCTACGGCCGCATGCGCGACGCGCACGGCACGTACTCAATCGCCGAGATCGCCGCCGACACGCTCGCGCTCGCCGACGCGCTTGGGTGGAATACGTTCAGCCTCGTCGGCCACTCGATGGGCGGCATGGCGATCGAGAAAGTCGCCGCCGTGGCGCCCGAGCGGGTGCGCGCGCTGGTGCCGGTCGCGCCGGTACCGTGCGGCGGCCTGCCGTTCGACGCCGCGCGGCGCGCGCTATTCGAACGCGCCGCCGATCATCTCGCCGATCGCCGGACCATCATCGATCGCAGCACCGGCGGCCGGCTGCCGGCCGCCTGGGTCGAGTGGAAAGCCGCGTATTCGGCATCCTGTTCGTCGCCGCACGCGTTCGGCGCGTACTTCCGCGCGTGGGCCGACACGGATTTCAGCGACGAGATCGCGGGCCACCATCCGGTGAAGGTGCTGATCGGCGAGCACGACCCGGCATTCGACGCGACGCTCATGGCGCGTACCTACCTGCGGCGCTACCCGCTCGCCACCGTCGACGTGCTGCGCAACGCCGGCCACTACCCGATGAACGAAACCCCGCTCGCGCTGGTCGCCGCGCTGGAGTCGTTCCTGCTGGCCACGGCGGCTAACCGTGCATGA
- a CDS encoding M55 family metallopeptidase has product MKILISTDIEGVAGVFAVEQTRAGNPEYERARRWMTAEANAAIEGAFAGGAQAVWVNDSHGGFRNLLPDGLDARTRVVLGKPRTLGMMAGLEQHPDLVFMIGFHAKSQTRGVLAHTINSFAFTQVWLNGIELGEAGLYGALAREYGAHVALASGDDVFAAETRPLFPDARFETVKTAGGASSGDTLTPAASCARLATAARETVAHALSSGWRAGAHRPVPAACTLRVQTAALADLFCVLPSLERVDAVTLRFDGPSVEHVVRTLNSLSAMSFMLR; this is encoded by the coding sequence ATGAAGATCCTGATCTCGACCGACATCGAAGGCGTCGCCGGCGTGTTTGCCGTCGAGCAGACGCGTGCCGGCAATCCGGAATACGAACGCGCGCGGCGCTGGATGACCGCCGAGGCGAACGCGGCGATCGAAGGCGCGTTCGCGGGCGGCGCGCAGGCCGTCTGGGTCAACGACTCGCACGGCGGCTTTCGCAATCTGCTGCCCGACGGGCTCGACGCGCGCACGCGCGTCGTGCTCGGCAAGCCGCGCACGCTCGGGATGATGGCGGGCCTCGAACAGCACCCCGATCTCGTGTTCATGATCGGCTTTCACGCGAAATCGCAGACGCGCGGCGTGCTCGCGCACACGATCAACAGCTTCGCGTTCACGCAGGTGTGGCTGAACGGCATCGAGCTCGGCGAAGCCGGGCTGTACGGCGCACTGGCGCGCGAATACGGCGCGCATGTCGCGCTGGCGTCGGGTGACGACGTGTTCGCCGCGGAAACGCGGCCGCTGTTTCCGGACGCGCGTTTCGAGACGGTCAAGACGGCCGGCGGCGCATCGAGCGGCGATACGCTCACACCGGCCGCCTCCTGTGCGCGCCTTGCGACCGCCGCACGCGAAACGGTCGCGCACGCGCTGTCGTCCGGCTGGCGTGCCGGCGCGCATCGGCCCGTGCCGGCCGCTTGCACGCTGCGCGTGCAGACGGCCGCGCTCGCCGATCTGTTCTGCGTGCTGCCGTCGCTCGAGCGCGTCGATGCGGTGACGCTGCGCTTCGACGGACCGTCGGTCGAGCACGTGGTGCGCACGCTGAACAGCCTGTCGGCAATGTCCTTCATGCTGCGGTGA
- a CDS encoding P1 family peptidase: MRAVPTWAATLPAGPRGTIADVPGVTVGHATLDAGNVQTGVTVVKPHPGDLYRSKVPAGAAVINGFGKSIGLVQVDELGTLDTPIALTNTFGVGAVAQAQIRAAVAENPRIGRDWSTVNPLVFECNDGYLNDIQAFAVTAAHYDDACRTAARDFARGAVGAGRGMSCFDLKGGIGSASRVAVAAVRPYTVGALVLANFGRLPMLTLGGVPLGRLVAQRRADEAAHATPVAAPEQGSIILLLATDAPLDARQLSRLARRAGAGLARTGSVYGHGSGDIALAFSTAYTIAHDASTVAVPALVADAALDPLFMAAAESVEHAIADALLQAVTVAGRDGHVRQSLRDAVPDLERLFNEDNEGRFTQS, encoded by the coding sequence ATGCGTGCCGTACCCACGTGGGCCGCGACGCTGCCGGCCGGGCCGCGCGGCACGATCGCCGACGTGCCGGGCGTGACGGTCGGCCATGCGACGCTCGATGCCGGCAACGTGCAGACGGGCGTCACCGTCGTGAAGCCGCACCCGGGCGACCTGTACCGCAGCAAGGTGCCGGCCGGCGCGGCCGTGATCAACGGCTTCGGCAAGAGCATCGGGCTCGTGCAGGTCGACGAACTCGGCACGCTCGATACGCCGATCGCGCTGACCAATACGTTCGGGGTCGGCGCGGTCGCGCAGGCACAGATTCGCGCGGCGGTCGCGGAGAATCCGCGCATCGGCCGCGACTGGTCGACCGTCAATCCGCTCGTGTTCGAATGCAATGACGGCTATCTGAACGATATCCAGGCGTTCGCGGTGACGGCCGCGCATTACGACGATGCATGCCGCACGGCCGCGCGCGACTTCGCGCGCGGTGCGGTGGGCGCCGGGCGCGGGATGTCGTGTTTCGACCTGAAGGGCGGGATCGGCTCCGCATCGCGCGTGGCCGTCGCAGCGGTCCGGCCGTATACGGTCGGCGCGCTGGTGCTCGCGAATTTCGGCCGGCTGCCGATGCTGACGCTCGGCGGCGTGCCGCTCGGGCGCCTCGTCGCGCAGCGGCGTGCGGACGAGGCCGCGCATGCGACACCCGTAGCGGCGCCCGAGCAAGGCTCGATCATCCTGCTGCTCGCGACCGATGCGCCGCTCGACGCGCGGCAACTGTCGCGGCTCGCACGCCGCGCGGGCGCGGGGCTGGCGCGCACCGGTTCGGTCTACGGGCACGGCAGCGGCGACATCGCGCTCGCGTTCTCGACCGCATACACGATCGCGCACGACGCATCGACCGTCGCAGTGCCGGCCCTCGTGGCCGATGCGGCGCTCGATCCGCTGTTCATGGCCGCGGCCGAAAGCGTCGAGCACGCGATCGCCGATGCGCTGCTGCAGGCCGTGACCGTTGCCGGGCGCGACGGCCACGTGCGGCAGTCGCTGCGCGACGCGGTGCCCGATCTCGAACGCCTGTTCAACGAAGACAACGAAGGACGTTTTACCCAGTCATGA
- the gsiD gene encoding glutathione ABC transporter permease GsiD codes for MNATVQPAASAASSAIRTPWREFWRKFRKQTVALAAGGFVLALVVLAFVGPHIVPFDPENYFDYDALNSGPSAVHWFGVDALGRDIFSRIIAGTRISLAAGFFSVALGAIIGTFFGLLAGYYEGWWDRITMRVADVLFAFPGILLAIGVVAILGNGMINVICAVAIFSIPAFARLVRGNTLMLKHMTYVEAARSIGASDWTIIMRHILPGTVSSVVVYFTMRIGTSIITAASLSFLGLGAQPPTPEWGAMLNEARADMVTAPHVAIFPSLAIFLTVLAFNLLGDGLRDALDPKLERR; via the coding sequence ATGAACGCGACTGTCCAGCCCGCGGCGTCGGCCGCATCGAGCGCGATCCGCACGCCGTGGCGCGAATTCTGGCGCAAGTTCCGCAAGCAGACCGTCGCGCTGGCCGCGGGCGGTTTCGTGCTGGCGCTCGTCGTGCTCGCGTTCGTCGGCCCGCACATCGTGCCGTTCGATCCGGAGAACTATTTCGACTACGACGCGCTGAACTCGGGGCCGTCGGCCGTGCACTGGTTCGGCGTCGACGCGCTCGGTCGCGACATCTTCAGCCGGATCATCGCCGGCACGCGCATCTCGCTCGCGGCCGGCTTCTTCTCGGTCGCGCTCGGCGCGATCATCGGCACCTTCTTCGGGCTGCTCGCCGGCTACTACGAAGGCTGGTGGGACCGCATCACGATGCGCGTGGCCGACGTGCTGTTCGCGTTCCCGGGGATCCTGCTCGCGATCGGCGTGGTCGCCATTCTCGGCAACGGGATGATCAACGTGATCTGCGCGGTTGCGATCTTCAGCATTCCGGCGTTCGCGCGGCTCGTGCGCGGCAACACGCTGATGCTCAAGCACATGACCTACGTCGAGGCCGCGCGCAGCATCGGCGCGTCGGACTGGACGATCATCATGCGGCACATCCTGCCGGGCACCGTGTCGTCGGTCGTCGTCTACTTCACGATGCGGATCGGCACGTCGATCATCACGGCCGCGAGCCTGTCGTTCCTCGGGCTCGGCGCGCAGCCGCCCACGCCGGAGTGGGGCGCGATGCTCAACGAGGCGCGCGCGGACATGGTGACCGCGCCGCACGTCGCCATCTTCCCGAGCCTCGCGATCTTCCTGACGGTGCTCGCGTTCAACCTGCTCGGCGACGGGCTGCGCGACGCGCTCGACCCGAAGCTGGAGCGGCGCTGA
- the gsiC gene encoding glutathione ABC transporter permease GsiC — translation MLNFLVKRLFGLLPTLAIVAVLVFLFVHLLPGDPARLAAGPEADDATVALVRADLGLDRPLPAQFANFFVKIAHGDFGTSTRSKRPVSTEIGERFMPTLLLTLVSMVWATLFGMAIGIASAVWRNRWPDRLGMTIAVSGISFPAFALGMLLMEIFSVKLGWLPVVPDGTWKSYVLPSLTLGAAVAAVMARFTRASFVEVLNEDFVRTARAKGVHEPTVVLKHCLRNAMIPVVTMMGLQFGFLLGGSIVVEAVFNWPGLGRLLVDAVTMRDYPVIQAIVLLFSLEFILINLAVDVLYAVINPTIRFK, via the coding sequence ATGCTGAATTTTCTCGTCAAACGCCTGTTCGGCCTGCTGCCCACGCTCGCGATCGTCGCGGTGCTGGTGTTCCTGTTCGTGCACCTGCTGCCGGGCGACCCGGCGCGGCTCGCGGCGGGCCCCGAAGCGGACGATGCGACGGTCGCGCTGGTGCGCGCCGATCTCGGGCTCGACCGGCCGCTGCCCGCGCAGTTCGCGAACTTCTTCGTGAAGATCGCGCACGGCGATTTCGGGACGTCGACGCGCAGCAAGCGGCCGGTGTCGACCGAGATCGGCGAGCGCTTCATGCCGACGCTGCTGCTCACGCTCGTCAGCATGGTGTGGGCGACGCTGTTCGGGATGGCGATCGGGATCGCGTCAGCGGTGTGGCGCAACCGCTGGCCCGACCGCCTCGGGATGACGATCGCGGTGTCGGGCATCTCGTTTCCGGCGTTCGCGCTCGGCATGCTGCTGATGGAAATCTTCTCGGTGAAGCTCGGCTGGTTGCCCGTCGTGCCGGACGGCACGTGGAAGAGTTACGTGCTGCCGTCGCTGACGCTCGGCGCCGCGGTCGCGGCCGTGATGGCGCGCTTCACGCGCGCGTCGTTCGTCGAGGTACTCAACGAGGACTTCGTGCGCACCGCGCGCGCGAAGGGCGTGCACGAGCCGACGGTCGTGCTCAAGCACTGCTTGCGCAACGCGATGATCCCGGTCGTCACGATGATGGGGCTGCAGTTCGGCTTCCTGCTCGGCGGCTCGATCGTCGTCGAGGCCGTGTTCAACTGGCCGGGGCTCGGGCGCCTGCTGGTCGACGCGGTGACGATGCGCGACTACCCGGTGATCCAGGCGATCGTGCTGCTGTTCTCGCTCGAATTCATCCTGATCAACCTGGCCGTCGACGTGCTGTACGCGGTCATCAACCCGACCATCCGGTTCAAGTGA
- the gsiB gene encoding glutathione ABC transporter substrate-binding protein GsiB, translating to MNKPHSFPMFRPRALFAAGAGALALSVAAPAFAQQNVVVAVYSTFTTMDPYDANDTVSQAVVKSFYEGLFGFDKDMKLVNVLATSYQASPDAKVYTVKLREGVKFQDGTDFNAAAVKANFDRVTDPANKLKRYGLFRVIEKTEVVDPMTVKFTLREPFSAFINTLAHPSAVMISPAALKKWGHDVSLHPVGTGPFEFVEWKQTDDMKVKKFAGYWKKGYPKVDSIDWKPVVDNNTRAALLKTGEADFAFTIPFEQAADLKSNPKVELIERSSIIQRYISLNTQKKPFDNPKVREALNYAVNKEALAKVVFAGYATPQTGVAPVGVEYATKLGPWPYDPAKARALLKEAGYPNGFESTLWSAYNHSTAQKLIQFVQQQLAQVGVKVQVQALEAGERVAKVESAPDPATAPVRMYYSGWSASTGEANWALTPLLASASLPPKLYNTAYYKSAAVDDDLAKALETTDNTKKAALYADAQKQVWADAPWIFLVQEKIVYARSKRLHGMYVMPDGSFNFDEISVK from the coding sequence ATGAACAAGCCGCATTCGTTCCCGATGTTCCGTCCGCGCGCGTTGTTCGCTGCGGGGGCAGGCGCGCTCGCGCTGTCGGTCGCGGCGCCCGCGTTCGCGCAGCAGAACGTCGTGGTCGCCGTGTACTCGACCTTCACGACGATGGACCCGTACGACGCGAACGATACGGTGTCGCAAGCCGTCGTCAAGTCGTTTTACGAAGGGCTGTTCGGCTTCGACAAGGACATGAAGCTCGTCAACGTGCTCGCGACGAGCTACCAGGCGTCGCCCGACGCGAAGGTCTATACGGTCAAGCTGCGCGAGGGTGTGAAGTTCCAGGACGGCACCGACTTCAACGCCGCCGCCGTGAAGGCGAACTTCGACCGCGTGACCGACCCGGCGAACAAGCTGAAGCGTTACGGGCTGTTCCGCGTGATCGAGAAGACCGAGGTGGTCGATCCGATGACGGTGAAGTTCACGCTGCGCGAGCCGTTCTCCGCGTTCATCAACACGCTCGCACACCCGTCGGCGGTGATGATTTCGCCGGCCGCGCTGAAGAAGTGGGGGCACGACGTGTCGCTGCATCCGGTCGGCACGGGCCCGTTCGAGTTCGTCGAATGGAAGCAGACCGACGACATGAAGGTGAAGAAGTTTGCCGGCTACTGGAAGAAGGGCTATCCGAAGGTCGATTCGATCGACTGGAAGCCGGTGGTCGACAACAATACGCGCGCCGCGCTGCTCAAGACCGGTGAGGCGGATTTCGCCTTCACCATTCCGTTCGAGCAGGCCGCCGACCTGAAGAGCAACCCGAAGGTCGAGCTGATCGAGCGGTCGTCGATCATCCAGCGCTATATCTCGCTGAACACGCAGAAGAAGCCGTTCGACAATCCGAAGGTGCGCGAAGCGCTGAACTACGCGGTCAACAAGGAAGCGCTCGCGAAGGTCGTGTTCGCCGGCTATGCGACTCCGCAGACGGGCGTCGCGCCGGTCGGCGTCGAGTACGCGACGAAGCTCGGGCCTTGGCCGTACGATCCGGCGAAGGCGCGCGCGTTGCTGAAGGAGGCCGGTTACCCGAACGGCTTCGAATCGACGCTCTGGTCCGCGTACAACCATTCGACGGCGCAGAAGCTGATCCAGTTCGTCCAGCAGCAGCTCGCGCAGGTCGGCGTGAAGGTGCAGGTGCAGGCGCTCGAGGCCGGCGAGCGGGTCGCGAAGGTCGAGAGCGCGCCGGATCCGGCGACGGCACCGGTGCGGATGTACTACAGCGGCTGGTCGGCATCGACGGGTGAGGCGAACTGGGCGCTGACGCCGCTGCTCGCGTCGGCGTCGCTGCCGCCGAAGCTCTACAACACCGCGTACTACAAGAGCGCGGCAGTCGACGACGATCTCGCGAAGGCGCTCGAGACGACCGACAACACGAAGAAAGCCGCGCTGTACGCCGACGCGCAGAAGCAGGTGTGGGCCGACGCGCCGTGGATTTTCCTGGTGCAGGAGAAGATCGTCTATGCGCGCAGCAAGCGCCTGCACGGCATGTACGTGATGCCGGACGGTTCGTTCAACTTCGACGAAATCTCGGTGAAATGA
- a CDS encoding dipeptide ABC transporter ATP-binding protein — translation MTSSRNPSALVLPEQRVVAVDDLSVMFRREHATFDAVRNVSFHVDRGETLAIVGESGSGKSVTSLALMRLVEHGGGEITSGRIALRRRGGALVDLAQASAATMRGIRGADIAMIFQEPMTSLNPVFTVGDQISEAIALHQSKHAAEARAEALRLLDLVRIPEARRVFARYPHQLSGGMRQRVMIAMALSCRPALLIADEPTTALDVTIQAQILQLIRGLQDEMNMGVIFITHDMGVVAEVADRVLVMYRGEKVEEGASERIFATPVHPYTHALLAAVPRLGSMQGTDTPEKFPLLKVDGTSAPAPAPAAAANDAAAAAVDRQPPVDPAAPPILRVRDLVTRFPVKSGVFGRVSQYVHAVERVSFELRAGETLALVGESGCGKSTTGRSLLRLVESQSGSIEFDGRDISALKGADLQALRRNIQFIFQDPFASLNPRLTVGFSIMEPLLVHGVASGREAQARVDWLLDKVSLPPEAARRYPHEFSGGQRQRIAIARALALNPKVVIADESVSALDVSVQAQIVNLMLDLQRELGVAYLFISHDMAVVERVSHRVAVMYLGQIVEIGPRRAVFEAPQHPYTKKLMSAVPVADPARRHAPRQLAADEIPSPIRAAGDEPTVAPLVAVGPDHYVATHRVGGAY, via the coding sequence ATGACTTCGAGCCGAAACCCGTCCGCGCTGGTGCTGCCGGAACAGCGCGTCGTCGCCGTTGATGACCTGTCGGTGATGTTCCGGCGAGAACACGCGACGTTCGACGCGGTGCGCAACGTGTCGTTTCACGTCGATCGCGGCGAAACGCTCGCGATCGTCGGCGAGTCGGGCTCCGGCAAGTCGGTCACGTCGCTCGCGCTGATGCGACTCGTCGAGCACGGCGGCGGCGAGATCACGAGCGGCCGGATCGCCTTGCGGCGCCGCGGCGGCGCGCTCGTCGACCTCGCGCAGGCGAGCGCGGCGACGATGCGCGGCATCCGCGGCGCGGATATCGCGATGATCTTCCAGGAGCCGATGACGTCGCTGAACCCGGTGTTTACGGTCGGCGACCAGATCAGCGAGGCGATCGCGCTGCACCAGTCGAAGCACGCGGCCGAAGCGCGCGCGGAAGCGTTGCGGCTGCTCGATCTGGTGCGCATCCCGGAGGCGCGCCGCGTGTTCGCGCGCTATCCGCACCAGCTGTCCGGCGGGATGCGGCAGCGCGTGATGATCGCGATGGCGCTGTCGTGCCGGCCCGCGCTGCTGATCGCCGACGAACCGACGACCGCGCTCGACGTGACGATCCAGGCGCAGATCCTGCAGCTGATCCGCGGCCTGCAGGACGAAATGAACATGGGCGTGATCTTCATCACGCACGACATGGGCGTGGTTGCCGAGGTGGCCGACCGCGTGCTCGTGATGTATCGCGGCGAGAAGGTCGAGGAGGGCGCGTCCGAGCGCATTTTCGCGACGCCTGTGCATCCCTACACGCATGCGCTGCTCGCGGCCGTGCCGCGACTCGGGTCGATGCAGGGTACCGATACGCCAGAGAAATTCCCGCTGCTGAAGGTAGACGGCACGAGTGCGCCCGCGCCCGCGCCGGCGGCTGCCGCGAACGACGCGGCCGCAGCCGCAGTCGACAGGCAGCCGCCCGTCGATCCCGCCGCGCCGCCGATTTTGCGCGTGCGCGATCTGGTCACGCGGTTTCCGGTCAAGAGCGGTGTGTTCGGCCGCGTGTCGCAATACGTGCATGCGGTCGAGCGCGTGAGCTTCGAGCTGCGCGCGGGCGAGACGCTCGCACTCGTCGGCGAATCGGGCTGCGGCAAGTCGACGACCGGCCGCTCGCTGCTGCGCCTCGTCGAATCGCAGAGCGGGTCGATCGAATTCGACGGCCGCGACATCAGCGCGCTGAAGGGCGCGGACCTGCAGGCGCTGCGCCGGAACATCCAGTTCATCTTCCAGGATCCCTTCGCGTCGCTGAACCCGCGCCTGACGGTCGGTTTCTCGATCATGGAGCCGCTGCTCGTGCACGGCGTCGCGAGCGGCCGCGAAGCGCAGGCGCGGGTCGACTGGCTGCTCGACAAGGTCAGCCTGCCGCCGGAGGCCGCGCGCCGCTATCCGCACGAATTCTCGGGCGGCCAGCGCCAGCGGATCGCCATCGCGCGCGCGCTCGCGCTGAACCCGAAGGTCGTGATCGCCGATGAATCGGTGTCGGCGCTCGACGTGTCGGTGCAGGCGCAGATCGTCAACCTGATGCTCGACCTGCAGCGCGAGCTCGGCGTCGCGTATCTGTTCATCTCGCACGACATGGCCGTCGTCGAGCGCGTCAGCCATCGCGTCGCGGTGATGTATCTCGGCCAGATCGTCGAGATCGGCCCGCGCCGCGCGGTGTTCGAGGCGCCGCAGCATCCGTACACGAAGAAGCTGATGAGCGCGGTGCCGGTGGCCGACCCCGCGCGCCGGCATGCGCCGCGCCAGCTCGCGGCGGACGAGATCCCGAGCCCGATCCGCGCGGCCGGCGACGAGCCGACGGTCGCGCCGCTCGTCGCGGTCGGCCCCGATCACTACGTCGCGACGCATCGCGTCGGCGGCGCGTATTGA
- a CDS encoding isoaspartyl peptidase/L-asparaginase family protein has product MTSPAIVAIHGGAGTILRNAMDTDTERQYRAELTAILQAAQQVLADGGSALDAVTVAVRMLEDCPLFNAGRGAVYTAEGRHELDAAVMDGTTLAAGAICCATRVRNPVLAARRVMEASEHVLFAGAGADAFAAAQGLELAEPGYFDTEARHAQWLKARAAAGMMLDHDAATFAFGAGQPAEPLDPDRKHGTVGAVACDLNGHVAAATSTGGITNKQPGRVGDSPIIGAGCYADDATCAVSATGTGEMFIRLASAHDVAAQIAYRGVSLADAAHDVVMNKLPRLAGRGGIIAVDAHGNVAMPFNTEGMYRGYARVGETPVVGIYRDDAA; this is encoded by the coding sequence ATGACTTCACCCGCGATCGTCGCGATACATGGCGGTGCAGGCACGATCCTGCGCAATGCGATGGATACCGACACCGAACGCCAGTACCGCGCCGAGCTGACCGCGATCCTGCAGGCCGCGCAGCAGGTGCTCGCCGACGGCGGCAGCGCGCTCGACGCCGTCACCGTCGCAGTGCGGATGCTGGAGGACTGTCCGCTGTTCAACGCCGGGCGCGGCGCCGTCTATACGGCCGAAGGCAGGCACGAACTCGACGCGGCGGTGATGGACGGCACGACGCTCGCGGCGGGCGCGATCTGCTGCGCGACGCGGGTGCGCAATCCGGTCCTCGCCGCGCGGCGCGTGATGGAGGCGAGCGAGCACGTGCTGTTCGCCGGCGCGGGCGCCGACGCGTTCGCGGCCGCGCAGGGGCTCGAACTCGCCGAGCCCGGCTACTTCGACACCGAGGCGCGCCATGCGCAGTGGCTCAAGGCGCGCGCGGCGGCCGGCATGATGCTGGATCACGATGCCGCGACCTTCGCGTTCGGCGCCGGGCAGCCGGCCGAGCCGCTCGATCCCGATCGCAAGCACGGCACGGTCGGCGCGGTTGCGTGCGACCTCAATGGCCATGTCGCGGCGGCGACGTCGACCGGCGGCATCACGAACAAGCAGCCCGGGCGCGTCGGCGATTCGCCGATCATCGGTGCCGGCTGCTACGCGGACGACGCGACGTGCGCGGTTTCCGCGACGGGCACCGGCGAGATGTTCATCCGGCTCGCGAGCGCGCATGACGTGGCCGCGCAGATCGCGTATCGCGGCGTGTCGCTCGCCGACGCCGCGCACGACGTCGTGATGAACAAGCTGCCGCGCCTCGCCGGCCGCGGCGGAATCATCGCGGTCGACGCGCACGGCAACGTCGCGATGCCGTTCAACACGGAAGGGATGTATCGCGGCTACGCGCGCGTCGGCGAGACGCCCGTGGTCGGCATCTACCGCGACGATGCGGCCTGA
- a CDS encoding MurR/RpiR family transcriptional regulator, with the protein MTPLVSHDASQDESAIAERIASAMPRMTPIHRRMGEFVLANPFRAATMRIDELAQAVNASIATANRFAKALGFDGYPAMRAALVRGFEATLGPVERLRSAQELEQEQEQGVRGAAWIDAVFDQAVTNIENTRALLDAADVEAAVEAIVGARRVLILGAGSSAFLTGLMEHGLSVCHDNVQSLALLGGPSHAARRLYTADARDLVIALAFPRYVTDTIELARRAAARGARVLGITDGPDSPLAPIASLKLYVKAERRFAATSEAAVLTMIEALIDAVALRTHRSAKSAAEMTEFLLPWLIQPIQPQAALPAANPSSPGPKKS; encoded by the coding sequence ATGACGCCACTCGTGTCGCACGATGCCAGTCAGGACGAATCCGCGATCGCGGAGCGCATCGCCTCGGCGATGCCGCGGATGACGCCGATCCACCGCCGGATGGGCGAGTTCGTGCTGGCGAACCCGTTTCGCGCGGCGACGATGCGGATCGACGAGCTTGCGCAGGCGGTGAACGCATCGATCGCGACCGCGAACCGCTTCGCGAAGGCGCTCGGCTTCGACGGCTATCCGGCGATGCGCGCGGCGCTCGTGCGCGGCTTCGAGGCGACGCTCGGCCCGGTCGAGCGGCTGCGTTCCGCGCAGGAGCTGGAGCAGGAGCAGGAACAGGGCGTGCGCGGCGCCGCGTGGATCGACGCGGTGTTCGACCAGGCCGTCACGAACATCGAGAACACGCGCGCGCTGCTGGATGCGGCCGACGTCGAGGCGGCCGTCGAGGCGATCGTCGGCGCGCGGCGCGTGCTGATCCTCGGCGCCGGGTCGAGCGCGTTTCTCACCGGGCTGATGGAGCATGGATTGTCGGTATGTCACGACAACGTGCAGTCGCTCGCGCTGCTCGGCGGTCCTTCGCACGCGGCGCGGCGCTTGTATACGGCCGATGCGCGCGATCTCGTGATCGCGCTCGCGTTTCCGCGCTACGTGACGGACACGATCGAGCTCGCCCGCCGTGCGGCGGCGCGTGGCGCGCGCGTGCTCGGCATCACCGACGGGCCCGATTCGCCGCTCGCGCCGATCGCGTCGCTGAAGCTGTACGTGAAGGCTGAACGACGTTTCGCGGCCACGTCGGAAGCGGCCGTGCTGACGATGATCGAGGCGCTGATCGACGCGGTCGCGCTGCGCACGCACCGGTCCGCGAAGTCCGCCGCCGAAATGACCGAATTCCTGTTGCCGTGGCTGATCCAGCCGATCCAGCCGCAAGCGGCGCTGCCGGCCGCCAACCCTTCTTCCCCCGGGCCGAAAAAATCATGA